Below is a genomic region from Campylobacter concisus ATCC 51562.
ACCCTCGATAAGGCTTGCTAGCATCGCTGAAGTCGTGCTTTTGCCGTGCGCGCCAGCAACTGCAAAAACGCACTTATCTTCAAGCACATAAGGCAAAATTTCTTTTCTTGAAAAGCACTTTATGCCCTTGTTTCTGGCCTCCACTAGCTCGATATTATCCTCTTTTATTGCAGCTGAATAGACCACAAAGTCTTGGTCTTTTATCGCCTCTTTGCAGTGTGGCGTGATGACTTCGATGCCTTCATTTTGAAGCTCTAGCGTCGTCTTGCTCTCCTTGATGTCACTACCGCTTATCTTGTGGCCTTTTTCGTGTAAAAATCTAGCGATGGCTGAGATACCGATGCCGCCGATGCCTATGAAATGGACTTTTTTGATCTCGTTGTTTAGCTCTTGCAAATTTTATCCTTAAGTTTTTCGTGATTTTAACAAAAACTACTAAATTTAAGACTGAAAATGGCTTTTATTTGCTTAAGCTAAAGCTTTCATCTATCAGATCAAAAACGGTTTTTCGTGAGATTTTGGAGTTTAAATTTACACTGATCCAGTGCTTTTTATTCATATGATATGCCTTAAAAATTTGCATCTCATCGACTAGCACCATCGCTAGATCTGGACTGCATTTTAGATTTAAAACTTCTATCATCTCATCACTTTCAAGCCCAAGTTTGCTAGCGCTTATCTCCATAAGTAGTGCAAACCACTTCTCATTTTTCTTGTGACGAAAGGCACTAAATTTTGGATATTTTGGGAAAATTTGCTCACCTAAAACGTCAAATTTCTCTTTTATATATCCCTCAACGTCACTTCGTTTCAAATTTCACTCCAAAATTCCTTTAAAGAGCGATCATTATCATAGTTGTGATGACACATTACTCAACTCACAATCGTGATAACTTTTGCTAAATTTGCTCTTTTCTACCTAGGCACAGCGTTTTATCTTTTAAATTTCGCCTCTATCTGCATAAAACCCCAAGTGCTTCTAGCCTCACTAAGCTCCTTTTTGCTAAGCTCATCTATCATCATCTCTTCATTTTTACCAAGCCTATTTTTGACTTCACCAAACGGATTA
It encodes:
- a CDS encoding MmcQ/YjbR family DNA-binding protein encodes the protein MKRSDVEGYIKEKFDVLGEQIFPKYPKFSAFRHKKNEKWFALLMEISASKLGLESDEMIEVLNLKCSPDLAMVLVDEMQIFKAYHMNKKHWISVNLNSKISRKTVFDLIDESFSLSK